A section of the Rhodobacter sp. genome encodes:
- a CDS encoding MFS transporter, translating to MTLLISFAALFASVFLLQLGLGGVVPLDALSGTALGFTAEQIGAMGSAHFLGFFIGCWWAPRLMGTVGHSRAFAAFAAAGTIGIMAHMMWVDPWAWALMRMASGLAVAGCYTIIEAWLQSKVTNQTRGRAMGVYRMVDVSGNLGAQVMIAFLTPAAYVSYNLLALFMCAALFPLLLTRAEAPAAGEAPRLRPRLAWDKSPLGAVGVVVSGITGAAFRMVGPLYGIAVGLEADRIALFLSAYVVGGALAQFPIGWVADKFDRRKVLIGISVASILGCGAMVAGAQGNIVTIFLAAGFFGFTTFPIYSISTAHAHDFAEQHERVELSAAQMFLYAVGAIASPVIASALISAFGPSSMFVFIALAHVLLIVFGLVRMQMRPAPETRTAYVYTPRTSFLIGRLLRRPRQD from the coding sequence ATGACCCTGCTGATCTCTTTCGCCGCGCTCTTTGCCTCGGTGTTCCTGCTGCAACTGGGTTTGGGGGGCGTCGTCCCGCTGGATGCGCTGTCGGGCACCGCGCTGGGCTTTACCGCCGAACAGATCGGCGCCATGGGGTCGGCGCATTTCCTGGGCTTCTTCATCGGTTGCTGGTGGGCACCGCGCCTGATGGGCACGGTTGGCCATTCCCGCGCCTTTGCCGCCTTTGCCGCAGCTGGCACGATCGGCATCATGGCGCATATGATGTGGGTCGATCCCTGGGCCTGGGCATTGATGCGGATGGCCTCAGGGCTGGCGGTGGCGGGGTGCTACACGATCATCGAGGCCTGGCTGCAATCCAAGGTCACGAACCAGACGCGCGGGCGCGCGATGGGGGTCTACCGGATGGTGGACGTGTCGGGCAACCTGGGCGCGCAGGTGATGATCGCCTTTCTGACCCCGGCCGCCTATGTCAGCTACAACCTGCTGGCGCTGTTCATGTGCGCGGCGCTGTTCCCGCTGCTGCTGACCCGGGCCGAGGCCCCGGCGGCGGGCGAGGCCCCCCGCTTGCGTCCCAGGCTGGCCTGGGACAAGTCGCCGCTGGGCGCGGTGGGGGTCGTCGTTTCGGGGATCACGGGCGCGGCATTTCGCATGGTCGGCCCGCTCTACGGCATTGCCGTCGGGCTCGAGGCCGACCGAATCGCGCTGTTCCTGTCGGCCTATGTGGTGGGCGGGGCCCTGGCGCAATTCCCCATCGGCTGGGTCGCGGACAAGTTCGACCGCAGAAAGGTCCTGATCGGGATCTCGGTCGCGTCGATCCTGGGGTGTGGCGCAATGGTGGCCGGGGCGCAGGGCAACATCGTCACGATCTTCCTGGCCGCGGGGTTCTTTGGCTTCACGACCTTTCCGATCTATTCCATCTCGACCGCGCATGCGCATGACTTTGCCGAACAGCACGAGCGGGTGGAATTGAGCGCGGCGCAGATGTTCCTCTATGCGGTGGGCGCCATCGCCAGCCCGGTGATCGCCTCGGCGCTGATCTCGGCCTTTGGGCCGTCGTCGATGTTCGTCTTCATCGCGCTGGCGCATGTGCTGCTGATCGTCTTTGGCCTGGTGCGTATGCAGATGCGCCCGGCACCGGAAACCCGCACCGCCTATGTCTACACGCCCCGCACCTCGTTCCTGATCGGCCGGCTGCTGCGCCGCCCGCGTCAGGACTGA
- a CDS encoding 4Fe-4S dicluster domain-containing protein, whose product MTAQTPPAAGHNRPPQPDPSRPDDALAGIEVTADFTRFRQRDDVFTRAFWDDTVRSKATDAFFASYRIDATPRKGDGFQQRDFALRNAAWLVSDIVSNRSASEGRREGFQAPIRADTPVAPVQVPVDDPARMAAEVKRIARFFGADLCGITGFDDRWIYETQVDTRDFSETPVDLPQGLGHVIVLGHQMDAPLVQTYPSALAGAATGREYSHEAAIVMQLAAYIRNLGYQAVASMNDTGLVIPFAIQAGLGEYARNQMVITPEFGPRLRFSKIFTDLPLAHDRPRPHGVKAVCDICTRCADACPVKALPFGPPSDQAPGRSAIRGVVKWTSDAEKCFGYWAKLSSDCAICLRVCPFNRDYSRWRNRAWLKLALSPLRRLALWLDDRSKRAQRLKPRDWWGG is encoded by the coding sequence ATGACCGCCCAGACCCCGCCGGCCGCCGGACACAACCGCCCGCCCCAGCCCGATCCCTCGCGGCCCGACGACGCCCTGGCCGGGATCGAGGTGACGGCGGATTTCACCCGTTTTCGGCAACGCGACGACGTGTTCACCCGGGCCTTCTGGGACGACACGGTGCGCAGCAAGGCCACCGACGCCTTCTTTGCCAGCTACCGCATCGACGCCACGCCGCGAAAGGGCGACGGATTCCAGCAACGCGATTTCGCCCTGCGCAACGCCGCCTGGCTGGTCAGCGACATCGTGTCGAATCGCAGCGCCTCGGAGGGGCGGCGCGAGGGCTTCCAGGCGCCGATCCGCGCCGACACGCCGGTCGCGCCGGTGCAGGTGCCGGTCGATGACCCGGCGCGCATGGCGGCCGAGGTCAAGCGCATCGCCCGTTTCTTTGGCGCCGACCTGTGTGGAATCACCGGCTTTGACGACCGCTGGATCTATGAAACCCAGGTCGATACCCGCGATTTCAGCGAAACGCCGGTGGATCTGCCCCAGGGGCTGGGCCACGTGATCGTGCTGGGCCACCAGATGGACGCGCCGCTTGTGCAGACCTATCCCAGTGCGCTGGCGGGCGCCGCCACGGGGCGCGAATACAGCCACGAGGCGGCGATCGTCATGCAGCTGGCCGCCTATATCCGCAACCTGGGCTATCAGGCCGTGGCCTCGATGAACGATACGGGGCTGGTCATCCCCTTTGCGATCCAGGCCGGGCTTGGCGAATACGCCCGCAACCAGATGGTTATCACGCCCGAGTTCGGCCCCCGGCTGCGGTTCTCGAAGATCTTTACCGACCTGCCGCTGGCCCACGACCGTCCCCGCCCGCACGGGGTCAAGGCGGTCTGCGACATCTGCACCCGCTGCGCCGATGCCTGCCCGGTCAAGGCGCTGCCCTTTGGCCCGCCCTCGGACCAGGCGCCGGGCCGCAGCGCCATCCGGGGCGTGGTCAAATGGACCTCGGACGCCGAGAAATGCTTTGGCTACTGGGCAAAGCTGTCGTCGGATTGCGCGATCTGCCTGCGGGTCTGTCCGTTCAACCGCGACTATTCCCGCTGGCGCAACCGTGCCTGGCTGAAACTGGCGCTGTCGCCCCTGCGCCGGCTGGCGCTGTGGCTGGACGACCGCTCGAAACGGGCGCAACGGCTGAAACCGCGCGACTGGTGGGGCGGGTGA
- a CDS encoding bifunctional helix-turn-helix domain-containing protein/methylated-DNA--[protein]-cysteine S-methyltransferase, with translation MQEERGYHYGVMARAIAEIDAAGGERVALEDLAARLGMSAAHFQRLFTQWVGVSPKRYQQYLALGQARRMLAERFTVLDAAHEAGLSGPGRLHDLFLRWEAMTPGEYARGGEGLGIRWGWFDTPFGEALVMGTERGLCGLGFAAEMGREAAFADLRGRWPKACFHEDPAALRAWVEAALGGREAPLYLIGAPFQIKVWEALLAIPSGQVTTYSEIARAIGQPSANRAVGAAVGRNPISLLIPCHRALAKSGALTGYHWGLPVKRALLAWEAARADAA, from the coding sequence ATGCAAGAGGAACGGGGCTATCACTATGGCGTCATGGCGCGCGCGATCGCCGAAATCGATGCCGCTGGCGGCGAGCGTGTGGCGCTCGAGGATCTGGCGGCGCGTTTGGGGATGAGCGCGGCGCATTTCCAGCGGCTGTTCACGCAATGGGTGGGCGTCTCGCCGAAACGCTATCAGCAATACCTGGCGCTGGGCCAGGCGCGGCGGATGCTGGCCGAGCGGTTCACCGTTCTCGACGCCGCGCATGAGGCGGGGTTGTCGGGGCCGGGCCGGCTGCACGACCTGTTCCTGCGTTGGGAGGCGATGACGCCCGGCGAATACGCGCGGGGCGGCGAGGGACTGGGCATCCGATGGGGCTGGTTCGACACGCCCTTTGGCGAGGCGCTGGTCATGGGCACCGAGCGCGGCCTGTGCGGGCTGGGCTTTGCCGCCGAGATGGGCCGCGAGGCCGCCTTTGCCGACCTGCGCGGGCGCTGGCCCAAGGCCTGCTTCCACGAGGACCCGGCCGCGCTGCGCGCCTGGGTCGAGGCCGCGCTGGGTGGGCGCGAGGCGCCGCTCTACCTGATCGGCGCGCCCTTTCAGATCAAGGTCTGGGAGGCGTTGCTGGCGATCCCCTCGGGGCAGGTCACGACCTACTCCGAGATCGCGCGCGCCATCGGCCAGCCCAGCGCGAACCGCGCCGTCGGCGCGGCGGTGGGGCGCAACCCCATCAGCCTGCTGATCCCCTGCCACCGGGCGCTGGCAAAGTCGGGGGCGTTGACCGGCTACCATTGGGGCCTGCCGGTCAAACGCGCCCTTCTGGCCTGGGAGGCCGCCCGTGCCGATGCCGCCTGA
- a CDS encoding OmpA family protein: MTAKKAILAVSALALVAACTQADGQLDRRRTGALAGGVIGGLVGAANGGNNSTPEVLIGAGLGALAGGAIGGVLDRQAGELRQSLGPDVGVVNTGNEIVVTMPQDILFATDSAALRPDLQSDLRTIAANLQRYPDSVVVVTGHTDSTGTAAHNQALSERRADAVAGVLISSGVPARRIQAVGAGQTQPIASNGSASGRAQNRRVEITIRPTN; this comes from the coding sequence ATGACTGCGAAAAAGGCCATTCTTGCCGTCTCTGCCCTGGCGCTTGTCGCCGCGTGCACCCAGGCCGACGGGCAGCTCGATCGGCGCCGGACGGGCGCACTGGCGGGCGGGGTGATCGGTGGCCTGGTCGGCGCGGCCAACGGTGGCAACAACAGCACGCCCGAGGTGCTGATCGGCGCCGGTCTGGGCGCGCTGGCGGGCGGGGCCATCGGCGGCGTGCTGGACCGTCAGGCGGGCGAATTGCGCCAGTCGCTGGGCCCGGATGTCGGCGTGGTGAACACCGGCAACGAAATCGTCGTGACCATGCCGCAGGATATCCTGTTCGCGACCGACAGCGCCGCGCTGCGACCGGATCTGCAATCGGATCTGCGCACCATTGCCGCGAACCTGCAACGCTATCCCGACAGCGTCGTAGTGGTCACCGGCCACACCGATTCGACCGGCACCGCCGCGCACAACCAGGCGCTGAGCGAGCGGCGCGCGGATGCGGTGGCGGGGGTGCTGATCTCCTCGGGCGTGCCGGCACGGCGCATCCAGGCGGTGGGCGCGGGGCAGACGCAGCCGATCGCATCGAACGGCTCGGCCTCGGGGCGGGCGCAGAACCGCCGGGTCGAGATCACCATCCGTCCGACCAACTGA
- a CDS encoding FCD domain-containing protein, with product MPFQPVQQEKLAQGVVRQIELLILRGLLRPGERLPSERELAERMGVSRPSLREAIAELQAKGLLISRAGSGVFVADMLGSAFSEALITLFGAHDEAVFDYVSFRRDLEGMAAERAARFGSGTDLKVIDAVFRKMEAAHSKKNPADEAALDAEFHLAIIEASHNIIMLHMLRAMFDLLKEGVFYNRQQMYRQRTTRDQLLDQHRAINAAIQARDPVAARAAAEAHMSYVEQALADVRKADRNEDIARLRYQHELARE from the coding sequence ATGCCGTTTCAGCCCGTTCAACAGGAAAAGCTGGCCCAGGGGGTCGTTCGGCAGATCGAACTGCTGATCCTGCGCGGGCTGCTGCGGCCCGGCGAGCGTCTGCCGTCAGAGCGCGAACTGGCCGAGCGGATGGGCGTCAGCCGCCCGTCGCTGCGCGAGGCGATCGCGGAATTGCAGGCCAAGGGGCTGCTGATCAGTCGCGCCGGGTCGGGCGTTTTCGTCGCCGACATGCTGGGGTCGGCCTTTTCCGAGGCGCTCATCACCCTGTTCGGGGCGCATGACGAGGCGGTTTTCGACTATGTCAGTTTTCGGCGCGATCTCGAAGGGATGGCGGCGGAACGGGCGGCGCGCTTCGGCTCGGGGACCGACCTGAAGGTGATCGACGCGGTCTTTCGAAAGATGGAAGCGGCCCATTCCAAGAAGAACCCCGCCGACGAGGCCGCGCTGGACGCCGAATTCCACCTGGCAATCATCGAGGCCAGCCACAACATCATCATGCTGCACATGCTGCGGGCGATGTTCGACCTGTTGAAGGAAGGGGTGTTCTACAACCGTCAGCAGATGTATCGCCAGCGCACCACGCGCGACCAGTTGCTGGATCAGCACCGGGCGATCAACGCGGCGATCCAGGCGCGCGATCCGGTCGCCGCCAGGGCTGCCGCCGAGGCGCATATGAGCTATGTGGAACAGGCCCTTGCGGATGTGCGCAAGGCCGACCGAAACGAGGATATCGCGCGGCTGAGGTATCAGCACGAACTGGCGCGGGAATGA
- a CDS encoding IS1595 family transposase — protein sequence MSKPETLSTFEFFRKFPDEDAARKFFEAKRWGNEPVCGHCGSVSVTECKDHKPMPYRCKDCRKHFSVRTGTVLAESRLPLIKWLLAIYMLTSARKGIPSTQMARELGVTQKTAWFLAQRIRETWLKDRDDHMDGQMQVDETYVGGREKNKHADKKLRAGRGAVGKTAVVGVRDQSGEVRAVVVENTKASTLEHFVRQHCNAGATIVTDTHGGYIGLAGAGYNHIRINHSAGEYVRDMAHTNGIESFWSLLKRGYIGIYHYMSAKHLHRYVKEFSFRHNTAQIGTMDFIGMTIDRMAGKRLTYKGLINA from the coding sequence ATGTCGAAGCCTGAAACCCTCTCCACCTTTGAGTTCTTCCGCAAGTTCCCGGATGAAGATGCCGCGCGCAAGTTCTTTGAGGCAAAGCGTTGGGGCAATGAGCCTGTTTGTGGTCACTGCGGTTCGGTCAGCGTGACCGAGTGCAAAGACCACAAGCCCATGCCCTACCGCTGCAAGGACTGTCGCAAGCATTTCAGCGTCCGCACTGGCACTGTGCTTGCAGAAAGCCGTCTCCCACTGATCAAGTGGCTTCTGGCCATCTACATGCTAACCAGCGCCCGCAAGGGCATCCCCAGCACGCAGATGGCGCGCGAACTTGGCGTCACTCAGAAAACCGCATGGTTCCTTGCCCAGCGTATTCGCGAGACTTGGCTGAAAGACCGTGACGACCACATGGACGGTCAGATGCAGGTCGATGAAACCTATGTTGGTGGTCGCGAGAAGAACAAACATGCCGATAAGAAACTTCGCGCCGGTCGTGGTGCGGTTGGCAAGACCGCAGTTGTTGGCGTCCGCGATCAATCCGGAGAAGTCCGCGCGGTCGTCGTTGAGAACACCAAGGCTTCGACCCTTGAGCACTTTGTGCGTCAGCACTGCAACGCCGGCGCAACCATCGTCACCGATACCCACGGCGGCTATATCGGCCTAGCTGGCGCTGGTTACAACCATATCCGCATTAACCACTCTGCCGGAGAATACGTCCGCGACATGGCGCACACCAACGGCATCGAAAGCTTCTGGTCCCTGCTCAAGCGCGGCTACATCGGAATCTATCACTACATGAGCGCCAAGCACCTGCATCGCTATGTGAAGGAGTTCTCCTTCCGCCACAACACGGCGCAGATCGGCACTATGGATTTCATCGGAATGACCATCGACCGCATGGCTGGAAAGCGGCTGACTTACAAAGGACTGATCAATGCCTGA
- a CDS encoding site-specific DNA-methyltransferase, protein MATKTRAPEADTLPLDQILAGDCIELMNALPAGSVDLIFADPPYNLQLKGALHRPDNSAVDAVTDHWDQFASFAAYDQFTRDWLKAARRLLKPDGAIWVIGSYHNIFRVGAALQDAGYWVLNDVIWRKSNPMPNFKGKRLTNAHETLIWASKAETSKYTFNYEALKALNEGTQMRSDWVLPICTGHERLKDDDGNKAHPTQKPESLLHRVLIGTTNPGDVVLDPFFGTGTTGAVAKMLGRHFIGIEREDAYRAAATKRLAKVRALDSSALETTSSKRAEPRVPFGQLVERGMLRPGEVLVSPRGKPAKVRADGSLVSETHRGSIHQVGAALEGAPSCNGWTYWQFKRDGQLIPIDILRQQIRSEMARDA, encoded by the coding sequence ATGGCAACCAAGACCCGGGCGCCGGAGGCTGACACGCTTCCGCTCGACCAGATTCTTGCGGGTGATTGCATCGAGCTCATGAATGCGTTGCCCGCGGGCAGCGTGGACCTGATCTTTGCGGACCCGCCCTACAACCTTCAGCTGAAGGGCGCGCTTCACCGGCCGGACAATTCGGCGGTGGACGCGGTGACCGATCACTGGGACCAGTTCGCCAGTTTCGCCGCCTATGACCAGTTCACGCGCGACTGGCTGAAGGCCGCGCGCCGCCTGTTGAAACCCGACGGCGCGATCTGGGTCATCGGCAGCTATCACAACATCTTTCGCGTCGGCGCGGCGTTGCAGGACGCAGGATATTGGGTGCTGAACGATGTCATCTGGCGCAAGTCGAACCCGATGCCCAACTTCAAGGGCAAGCGCCTGACCAACGCGCATGAAACGCTGATCTGGGCGTCAAAGGCCGAGACATCGAAATACACGTTCAACTATGAGGCGCTGAAAGCCCTGAACGAGGGCACGCAGATGCGCTCGGACTGGGTGCTGCCGATCTGCACCGGGCACGAGCGGCTCAAGGACGACGACGGAAACAAGGCGCATCCGACGCAAAAGCCCGAAAGCCTGCTGCACCGCGTGCTGATCGGCACGACGAACCCGGGCGACGTGGTGCTGGACCCGTTCTTTGGCACCGGCACCACCGGCGCCGTGGCCAAGATGCTGGGCCGCCATTTCATCGGCATCGAGCGCGAGGACGCCTACCGCGCCGCCGCCACCAAACGGTTGGCCAAGGTGCGCGCACTGGATTCCTCGGCGCTCGAGACGACCTCGTCGAAACGCGCCGAGCCGCGCGTGCCCTTCGGCCAGTTGGTCGAACGCGGGATGCTCAGGCCCGGCGAAGTGCTGGTTTCGCCCCGCGGCAAGCCCGCCAAGGTGCGCGCCGACGGATCGCTGGTCAGCGAGACGCACCGCGGCTCGATCCACCAGGTGGGTGCCGCGCTCGAGGGTGCGCCCTCGTGCAACGGCTGGACCTATTGGCAATTCAAGCGCGACGGGCAATTGATCCCCATCGACATCCTGCGTCAGCAGATCCGGTCCGAAATGGCCCGCGACGCCTGA
- a CDS encoding ribonuclease HII — MAPARITPDFSLETATGLRLVAGVDEVGRGPLAGPVSAAAVILDPGRIPPGIDDSKRLTEAARTRLAAAIRDTAVAWAIAHASVEEIDTLNILQASHLAMRRALDALTPAAEHALIDGNRLPKGLTIPAQTVVKGDARSLSIAAASILAKVERDAIMRELSLANPGYGWEKNAGYPSAGHRAALRDLGVTPHHRRTFAPVRKILCEEH; from the coding sequence ATGGCGCCTGCTCGCATCACCCCCGATTTCAGCCTGGAAACCGCGACCGGCCTGCGCCTGGTTGCCGGCGTGGACGAGGTCGGCCGCGGTCCGCTGGCCGGCCCGGTCTCTGCCGCCGCCGTGATCCTCGATCCGGGCCGCATCCCGCCCGGCATCGACGACAGCAAGCGCCTGACCGAGGCCGCGCGCACCCGTCTGGCCGCCGCGATCCGCGACACTGCCGTCGCCTGGGCCATCGCCCATGCCAGCGTCGAGGAGATCGACACCCTCAACATCCTTCAGGCCAGCCACCTGGCGATGCGCCGCGCGCTGGACGCCCTGACCCCGGCGGCCGAACACGCGCTGATCGACGGCAACCGCCTGCCCAAGGGCTTGACGATCCCCGCCCAGACCGTGGTCAAGGGCGACGCGCGCAGCCTGTCGATCGCCGCCGCCTCGATCCTGGCAAAGGTCGAACGCGACGCGATAATGCGTGAACTTTCACTGGCAAACCCCGGATATGGCTGGGAAAAAAACGCGGGATACCCCTCGGCCGGACATCGCGCGGCGCTGCGCGACCTGGGCGTGACCCCACATCATAGGCGGACCTTTGCCCCGGTGCGCAAGATATTGTGTGAAGAACATTAA
- a CDS encoding phosphopantothenoylcysteine decarboxylase, producing MSLYDWDFRAPTPSGMGDHDVPRVSDRLAGKRIALLVTGGIAAMKAPEVARGLRRHGASVVAFASEDALHYVAREALEWATLGPVVTALTWRAEHLSDGAPFDAYLVAPATHSTLAKMAHGIGDTVVTATLISALGRMEQGRTQVLVAPTMHGTMHNAQLVDNARRLAAQGVRLIAPRDAYGKHNLPETELLCIAVGRALSTSALAGRRIMVTAGPTPVPIDGVRRIVNRFRGRLGARVAEELTWRGAAAELILGDGAWQPKTPMPVTVTRTYDAYRDTVVARAKAGLFAGVFSAGVADYRPKQAVSGKIASGQASLMLELEPTEKVIDMAMAAGGAMHTIAFKYLEGVTEEELIRVASKRLDQCSLIVATRGEDTRGTEQRALLVRRDGVTPVDDKRAIAAAIADHLEDLAQPAAMQAAAE from the coding sequence ATGAGCCTGTATGATTGGGATTTCCGCGCGCCCACGCCCTCGGGCATGGGCGACCATGACGTGCCCCGGGTGTCGGACCGGCTGGCCGGCAAGCGCATCGCGTTGCTGGTCACGGGCGGCATCGCGGCAATGAAGGCGCCCGAGGTCGCGCGCGGCCTCAGGCGGCACGGGGCCTCGGTCGTCGCCTTTGCCAGCGAGGACGCGCTGCACTACGTCGCGCGCGAGGCGCTGGAATGGGCGACGCTGGGGCCGGTCGTGACCGCTCTGACCTGGCGCGCCGAACACCTCAGCGACGGGGCGCCGTTCGACGCCTATCTGGTCGCCCCCGCCACCCATTCGACCCTTGCCAAGATGGCGCACGGGATCGGCGACACCGTCGTCACCGCCACGCTGATCTCGGCGCTGGGCCGGATGGAGCAGGGGCGCACCCAGGTGCTGGTGGCGCCGACGATGCACGGCACCATGCACAACGCGCAACTGGTGGACAACGCGCGCCGGCTGGCGGCGCAGGGCGTGCGGCTGATCGCCCCGCGCGACGCCTATGGCAAACACAACCTTCCTGAGACCGAACTGTTGTGCATCGCCGTCGGCCGCGCGCTCAGCACCTCGGCCCTGGCGGGGCGGCGGATCATGGTCACCGCCGGTCCCACGCCCGTGCCCATTGACGGGGTGCGGCGCATCGTCAACCGCTTTCGCGGCCGTCTGGGCGCCCGCGTGGCCGAGGAACTGACCTGGCGCGGCGCCGCGGCCGAGCTGATCCTGGGCGACGGCGCCTGGCAACCGAAGACGCCGATGCCGGTCACGGTGACGCGCACCTATGACGCCTATCGCGACACGGTGGTCGCGCGGGCAAAGGCAGGGCTGTTCGCCGGGGTCTTTTCGGCCGGGGTGGCGGATTACCGGCCGAAACAGGCGGTGAGCGGCAAGATCGCCTCGGGTCAGGCCAGCCTGATGCTGGAACTGGAGCCGACGGAAAAGGTGATCGACATGGCGATGGCCGCCGGTGGCGCGATGCACACCATCGCCTTCAAGTATCTGGAAGGCGTCACCGAGGAAGAGCTGATCCGCGTCGCCTCGAAGCGCCTGGACCAGTGCAGCCTGATCGTCGCCACGCGCGGCGAGGACACGCGCGGCACCGAACAGCGCGCGCTTCTGGTGCGCCGCGATGGCGTGACGCCGGTCGATGACAAACGCGCGATCGCCGCCGCGATCGCGGACCATCTGGAGGATCTGGCCCAACCCGCCGCGATGCAAGCCGCGGCCGAGTAG
- a CDS encoding transglutaminase family protein gives MDLPARIWTLDTGAQDWAQPRHRSLRRALAKALVAADAAEADATPPAALPDPGTLCDVTHPDIRRQAARLRRASPASTAEAVLRFVHKMPYRFGAWQERASDTLRRGVGMCTTKTNLQVALLRAAGLEAGFVEIPMSTSVLGKLMPSGWLALQRPTVKHYFAAVKLGDRWHGCDSSYDYASYRIFLEMFPWMAHREEPVLAEGAPYIPAMEIQHLDLFEIQVVDAIVDEMGKKSRFQTRHFEALNTRVDRARGAHLRWGRAAEANATAEDQEVRA, from the coding sequence ATGGATCTGCCGGCCCGGATCTGGACGCTGGATACCGGCGCGCAGGACTGGGCGCAACCCCGCCACCGCAGCCTGCGTCGCGCGTTGGCCAAGGCCCTGGTCGCCGCCGATGCCGCCGAGGCCGACGCGACCCCGCCCGCGGCCCTGCCCGATCCCGGCACGCTTTGCGACGTGACGCATCCCGACATCCGGCGGCAGGCCGCGCGCCTGCGGCGGGCCTCGCCGGCCTCGACCGCCGAGGCGGTGCTGCGATTCGTGCACAAGATGCCCTACCGTTTCGGCGCCTGGCAAGAGCGCGCCTCGGACACCCTGCGCCGGGGCGTGGGCATGTGCACGACCAAGACAAACCTTCAGGTGGCGCTGCTGCGCGCTGCCGGGCTCGAGGCCGGGTTCGTCGAAATCCCCATGTCCACCAGTGTGCTGGGCAAGCTGATGCCGTCCGGCTGGCTGGCGCTGCAACGCCCGACCGTGAAGCACTACTTTGCCGCCGTGAAACTGGGCGACCGCTGGCACGGCTGCGATTCGTCCTATGACTATGCCAGCTATCGCATCTTCCTGGAGATGTTCCCCTGGATGGCGCATCGCGAGGAACCCGTCCTGGCCGAGGGCGCGCCCTATATCCCGGCGATGGAGATCCAGCACCTCGATCTGTTCGAGATCCAGGTCGTGGACGCCATCGTGGACGAGATGGGCAAGAAAAGCCGATTCCAGACCCGCCACTTCGAAGCCCTGAACACCAGGGTGGACCGGGCGCGCGGGGCGCATCTGCGCTGGGGCCGCGCGGCCGAGGCGAACGCCACCGCCGAGGACCAGGAGGTGCGGGCATGA
- a CDS encoding branched-chain amino acid ABC transporter permease, with the protein MDVLQLLLSGLANGCVYGLVALGFVLIYKATEAVNFAQGDFMMLGAYVMVGLVNPEYLGLNFWLAVPLALLILGALGYLLDLTVIRFMFGQSQTAVVILTIALGYVIRFVAGLIWGHEPVNLHSPLALGDVRMGGVVLSLADIAVIVVTLLMTLFLFQFFQRTKLGLAMQASSQNQMAAYYMGIPVRRVQGAVWALAGVVACVAGILYASKGTLAISAGFIGIKAFAAAVIGGFGSLPGALMGGIIVGVIEPFAARYLPTGYSQIAPYALLILVLVFRPHGLFAQVRVKKV; encoded by the coding sequence ATGGATGTTTTGCAACTGCTGTTGAGCGGTCTCGCCAACGGCTGCGTTTACGGCCTTGTCGCGCTGGGCTTCGTGCTGATCTACAAGGCGACCGAAGCGGTCAATTTCGCCCAGGGCGATTTCATGATGCTGGGCGCCTATGTGATGGTCGGCCTGGTGAACCCGGAATACCTGGGCCTGAACTTCTGGCTGGCCGTGCCGCTCGCGCTCTTGATCCTCGGCGCGCTGGGCTATCTGCTGGACCTGACGGTGATCCGCTTCATGTTCGGCCAGAGCCAGACGGCAGTGGTGATCCTGACCATCGCGCTGGGCTATGTGATCCGTTTCGTGGCCGGGCTGATCTGGGGGCATGAACCCGTCAACCTGCACTCGCCGCTGGCGCTGGGCGATGTCCGCATGGGCGGCGTCGTGCTGAGCCTGGCGGATATCGCGGTGATCGTCGTCACGCTGCTGATGACGCTGTTCCTGTTCCAGTTCTTTCAGCGCACCAAGCTGGGGCTGGCGATGCAGGCGTCTTCGCAGAACCAGATGGCGGCCTATTACATGGGCATCCCGGTGCGCCGGGTGCAGGGGGCGGTCTGGGCGCTGGCCGGGGTCGTCGCCTGCGTCGCGGGGATTCTCTATGCGTCCAAGGGCACGCTGGCCATTTCCGCCGGGTTCATCGGCATCAAGGCCTTTGCGGCGGCGGTCATCGGCGGGTTCGGCAGCCTGCCCGGCGCGCTGATGGGGGGCATCATCGTCGGTGTGATCGAACCCTTTGCCGCCCGCTACCTGCCGACGGGCTACAGCCAGATCGCACCCTATGCGCTGCTGATCCTGGTCCTTGTTTTCCGTCCGCATGGCCTGTTCGCGCAGGTCCGCGTGAAAAAGGTCTGA